From a region of the Cucumis sativus cultivar 9930 chromosome 6, Cucumber_9930_V3, whole genome shotgun sequence genome:
- the LOC101217673 gene encoding receptor-like serine/threonine-protein kinase NCRK isoform X3, with amino-acid sequence MSLCNQTLDKMRHQVAATFLSLVGFILLQQVICADTSDFSTSGNWTCRCFSPHQENQGLTLGPNCSTSCSCTQDVEGSRLWTCMCSTDGFPKVVANNRDSNCFTSCNCTYGLLPELPYSKRHISSNVVVIILSLCVIIITVAFFILVVCYLCQRDKCRVRAPIISLDKQISYNSLTNLISHRSSSTPDSKVMMDSPVNNIKGCFFMNQCLLRTKSRSLCGIIIQFSYSELENATEKFSSSHLVGRGGSSFVYRGELRDGRTVAVKRLNIQGGPDVDYLFLTEIQLLSRLNHCHVVPLLGYCTESRGKHTERLLVYEYMPKGNLRDCLDGASGKKMDWSTRVTIALGAARGLEYLHEAAAPRILHRDVKSTNILLDKDWRAKITDLGMATRLRGDDLPSCSSSPARMQGTFGYFAPEYAIVGRASLKSDVFSFGVVLLELITGQHPIHKSAGKGEESLAIWAAPRLQNSRRVITELPDPHLDGTFPEEEMQIMAYLAKECLLLDPDARPTMTEVVQVLSNITPDKSRRNNISANVFQERLSPCSVESEPDIANHNMRPSGKQVHTEVIVMDEMMERQASSRKWLDRYSLPLDIDRSLCADNYGNQDIVSFENMKTLVPFTSKGNNLRVQGPDDETVDLTEPRFESFCIVNVKSSS; translated from the exons ATGTCACTCTGTAATCAGACACTTG ATAAAATGAGGCATCAAGTGGCAGCCACCTTCCTTTCTTTAGTGGGTTTTATCTTGTTGCAACAAGTCATTTGTG CCGATACTTCTGATTTTTCTACCTCTGGCAACTGGACTTGTAGATGTTTTTCTCCTCACCAAGAAAATCAGGGATTAACACTTGGTCCAAATTGTTCTACATCTTGTTCATGTACACAAG ATGTTGAAGGATCTAGACTGTGGACATGCATGTGTTCAACTGATGGCTTCCCAAAAGTTGTAGCCAATAACCGTGATTCCAACTGTTTTACGTCATGCAACTGCACTTATG GACTGCTTCCGGAGTTGCCATATTCTAAAAGGCATATTTCAAGCAATGTGGTTGTGATTATTCTCTCACTATGTGTAATAATCATAACAGTAGCATTCTTCATCTTAGTGGTTTGCTATCTTTGTCAAAGGGACAAGTGCCGTGTTCGAGctccaataatttcattaGATAAGCAAATTAGCTACAACAGCTTGACTAACCTAATTAGTCACAGGAGTTCTTCAACACCAGATAGTAAGGTTATGATGGATTCTCCGGTGAATAACATCAAAG GATGTTTTTTCATGAACCAATGCTTGTTGAGAACTAAATCTAGAAGTTTGTGTGGGATCATCATCCAATTCTCGTACTCAGAGTTGGAAAATGCAACAGAAAAGTTTTCAAGCTCCCATCTTGTGGGGCGTGGGGGAAGTAGCTTTGTCTATCGTGGTGAATTGAGGGATGGTAGAACAGTGGCAGTAAAGCGGCTCAATATTCAAGGAGGACCGGATGTAGACTACTTGTTCTTAACAGAA ATACAATTGTTATCAAGACTGAATCATTGTCACGTGGTGCCTCTGCTTGGTTACTGCACAGAATCAAGAGGGAAACACACTGAAAGGCTTTTGGTATATGAATACATGCCAAAGGGTAATCTGAGAGACTGTTTGGATGGAGCTTCAGGGAAGAAAATGGATTGGAGTACTCGGGTTACAATTGCTTTAGGAGCTGCCAGAGGCTTGGAGTATCTTCATGAAGCAGCTGCTCCCAGAATTTTGCATAGAGATGTCAAGTCAACAAATATTCTTTTGGATAAAGATTGGAGAGCAAAA ATAACAGACCTTGGTATGGCTACAAGGTTAAGAGGTGATGATCTTCCTAGCTGTTCCAGTTCTCCTGCTAGAATGCAAGGGACTTTTGGTTATTTTGCACCGGAGTATGCAATTGTTGGAAGAGCCTCTTTGAAGTCTGATGTCTTTAGTTTTGGAGTGGTTCTTCTTGAGCTTATAACGGGTCAGCATCCCATCCATAAATCAGCCGGCAAAGGAGAGGAAAGCCTTGCAATATGG GCTGCTCCTCGGTTACAAAATAGTAGACGAGTTATAACAGAGTTACCGGACCCACATTTAGATGGAACGTTCCCGGAGGAAGAGATGCAAATAATGGCTTATTTAGCAAAGGAGTGCTTGCTGTTGGATCCTGATGCTAGACCAACCATGACTGAAGTTGTTCAAgttctttcaaatataactCCAGATAAATCAAGAAGGAATAACATTTCTGCAAACGTTTTTCAG GAGAGGCTGTCACCCTGTAGTGTGGAGAGTGAACCAGACATTGCAAATCACAACATGCGTCCTTCAGGGAAACAAGTCCATACAGAGGTGATTGTTATGGATGAGATGATGGAAAGACAAGCTTCATCCCGCAAATGGCTTGACCGCTATTCACTACCATTGGATATCGATCGTTCACTTTGTGCTGACAACTATGGCAACCAAgatattgtttcttttgagAACATGAAAACACTCGTACCCTTTACTTCAAAGGGCAACAATCTCCGAGTTCAAGGCCCAGATGACGAAACAGTAGACTTGACTGAGCCACGGTTCGAGTCATTCTGCATTGTGAATGTCAAATCTTCCTCATAG
- the LOC101217673 gene encoding receptor-like serine/threonine-protein kinase NCRK isoform X1: MHDCCPQFGGLHSRHKSLSNSQMGHFHSGGRWALFCSVFNLIPILNISKLSAVSVHHKMRHQVAATFLSLVGFILLQQVICADTSDFSTSGNWTCRCFSPHQENQGLTLGPNCSTSCSCTQDVEGSRLWTCMCSTDGFPKVVANNRDSNCFTSCNCTYGLLPELPYSKRHISSNVVVIILSLCVIIITVAFFILVVCYLCQRDKCRVRAPIISLDKQISYNSLTNLISHRSSSTPDSKVMMDSPVNNIKGCFFMNQCLLRTKSRSLCGIIIQFSYSELENATEKFSSSHLVGRGGSSFVYRGELRDGRTVAVKRLNIQGGPDVDYLFLTEIQLLSRLNHCHVVPLLGYCTESRGKHTERLLVYEYMPKGNLRDCLDGASGKKMDWSTRVTIALGAARGLEYLHEAAAPRILHRDVKSTNILLDKDWRAKITDLGMATRLRGDDLPSCSSSPARMQGTFGYFAPEYAIVGRASLKSDVFSFGVVLLELITGQHPIHKSAGKGEESLAIWAAPRLQNSRRVITELPDPHLDGTFPEEEMQIMAYLAKECLLLDPDARPTMTEVVQVLSNITPDKSRRNNISANVFQERLSPCSVESEPDIANHNMRPSGKQVHTEVIVMDEMMERQASSRKWLDRYSLPLDIDRSLCADNYGNQDIVSFENMKTLVPFTSKGNNLRVQGPDDETVDLTEPRFESFCIVNVKSSS; this comes from the exons ATGCACGATTGTTGTCCGCAATTTGGCGGTCTACATAGCCGACACAAG TCCCTTTCGAATTCGCAAATGGGTCACTTTCATAGTGGTGGTCGATGGGCTCTGTTCTGTTCTGTTTTCAACCTGATTCCAATTCTGAATATATCCAAACTATCAGCGGTCTCTGTCCACC ATAAAATGAGGCATCAAGTGGCAGCCACCTTCCTTTCTTTAGTGGGTTTTATCTTGTTGCAACAAGTCATTTGTG CCGATACTTCTGATTTTTCTACCTCTGGCAACTGGACTTGTAGATGTTTTTCTCCTCACCAAGAAAATCAGGGATTAACACTTGGTCCAAATTGTTCTACATCTTGTTCATGTACACAAG ATGTTGAAGGATCTAGACTGTGGACATGCATGTGTTCAACTGATGGCTTCCCAAAAGTTGTAGCCAATAACCGTGATTCCAACTGTTTTACGTCATGCAACTGCACTTATG GACTGCTTCCGGAGTTGCCATATTCTAAAAGGCATATTTCAAGCAATGTGGTTGTGATTATTCTCTCACTATGTGTAATAATCATAACAGTAGCATTCTTCATCTTAGTGGTTTGCTATCTTTGTCAAAGGGACAAGTGCCGTGTTCGAGctccaataatttcattaGATAAGCAAATTAGCTACAACAGCTTGACTAACCTAATTAGTCACAGGAGTTCTTCAACACCAGATAGTAAGGTTATGATGGATTCTCCGGTGAATAACATCAAAG GATGTTTTTTCATGAACCAATGCTTGTTGAGAACTAAATCTAGAAGTTTGTGTGGGATCATCATCCAATTCTCGTACTCAGAGTTGGAAAATGCAACAGAAAAGTTTTCAAGCTCCCATCTTGTGGGGCGTGGGGGAAGTAGCTTTGTCTATCGTGGTGAATTGAGGGATGGTAGAACAGTGGCAGTAAAGCGGCTCAATATTCAAGGAGGACCGGATGTAGACTACTTGTTCTTAACAGAA ATACAATTGTTATCAAGACTGAATCATTGTCACGTGGTGCCTCTGCTTGGTTACTGCACAGAATCAAGAGGGAAACACACTGAAAGGCTTTTGGTATATGAATACATGCCAAAGGGTAATCTGAGAGACTGTTTGGATGGAGCTTCAGGGAAGAAAATGGATTGGAGTACTCGGGTTACAATTGCTTTAGGAGCTGCCAGAGGCTTGGAGTATCTTCATGAAGCAGCTGCTCCCAGAATTTTGCATAGAGATGTCAAGTCAACAAATATTCTTTTGGATAAAGATTGGAGAGCAAAA ATAACAGACCTTGGTATGGCTACAAGGTTAAGAGGTGATGATCTTCCTAGCTGTTCCAGTTCTCCTGCTAGAATGCAAGGGACTTTTGGTTATTTTGCACCGGAGTATGCAATTGTTGGAAGAGCCTCTTTGAAGTCTGATGTCTTTAGTTTTGGAGTGGTTCTTCTTGAGCTTATAACGGGTCAGCATCCCATCCATAAATCAGCCGGCAAAGGAGAGGAAAGCCTTGCAATATGG GCTGCTCCTCGGTTACAAAATAGTAGACGAGTTATAACAGAGTTACCGGACCCACATTTAGATGGAACGTTCCCGGAGGAAGAGATGCAAATAATGGCTTATTTAGCAAAGGAGTGCTTGCTGTTGGATCCTGATGCTAGACCAACCATGACTGAAGTTGTTCAAgttctttcaaatataactCCAGATAAATCAAGAAGGAATAACATTTCTGCAAACGTTTTTCAG GAGAGGCTGTCACCCTGTAGTGTGGAGAGTGAACCAGACATTGCAAATCACAACATGCGTCCTTCAGGGAAACAAGTCCATACAGAGGTGATTGTTATGGATGAGATGATGGAAAGACAAGCTTCATCCCGCAAATGGCTTGACCGCTATTCACTACCATTGGATATCGATCGTTCACTTTGTGCTGACAACTATGGCAACCAAgatattgtttcttttgagAACATGAAAACACTCGTACCCTTTACTTCAAAGGGCAACAATCTCCGAGTTCAAGGCCCAGATGACGAAACAGTAGACTTGACTGAGCCACGGTTCGAGTCATTCTGCATTGTGAATGTCAAATCTTCCTCATAG
- the LOC101217673 gene encoding receptor-like serine/threonine-protein kinase NCRK isoform X4, translating to MRHQVAATFLSLVGFILLQQVICADTSDFSTSGNWTCRCFSPHQENQGLTLGPNCSTSCSCTQDVEGSRLWTCMCSTDGFPKVVANNRDSNCFTSCNCTYGLLPELPYSKRHISSNVVVIILSLCVIIITVAFFILVVCYLCQRDKCRVRAPIISLDKQISYNSLTNLISHRSSSTPDSKVMMDSPVNNIKGCFFMNQCLLRTKSRSLCGIIIQFSYSELENATEKFSSSHLVGRGGSSFVYRGELRDGRTVAVKRLNIQGGPDVDYLFLTEIQLLSRLNHCHVVPLLGYCTESRGKHTERLLVYEYMPKGNLRDCLDGASGKKMDWSTRVTIALGAARGLEYLHEAAAPRILHRDVKSTNILLDKDWRAKITDLGMATRLRGDDLPSCSSSPARMQGTFGYFAPEYAIVGRASLKSDVFSFGVVLLELITGQHPIHKSAGKGEESLAIWAAPRLQNSRRVITELPDPHLDGTFPEEEMQIMAYLAKECLLLDPDARPTMTEVVQVLSNITPDKSRRNNISANVFQERLSPCSVESEPDIANHNMRPSGKQVHTEVIVMDEMMERQASSRKWLDRYSLPLDIDRSLCADNYGNQDIVSFENMKTLVPFTSKGNNLRVQGPDDETVDLTEPRFESFCIVNVKSSS from the exons ATGAGGCATCAAGTGGCAGCCACCTTCCTTTCTTTAGTGGGTTTTATCTTGTTGCAACAAGTCATTTGTG CCGATACTTCTGATTTTTCTACCTCTGGCAACTGGACTTGTAGATGTTTTTCTCCTCACCAAGAAAATCAGGGATTAACACTTGGTCCAAATTGTTCTACATCTTGTTCATGTACACAAG ATGTTGAAGGATCTAGACTGTGGACATGCATGTGTTCAACTGATGGCTTCCCAAAAGTTGTAGCCAATAACCGTGATTCCAACTGTTTTACGTCATGCAACTGCACTTATG GACTGCTTCCGGAGTTGCCATATTCTAAAAGGCATATTTCAAGCAATGTGGTTGTGATTATTCTCTCACTATGTGTAATAATCATAACAGTAGCATTCTTCATCTTAGTGGTTTGCTATCTTTGTCAAAGGGACAAGTGCCGTGTTCGAGctccaataatttcattaGATAAGCAAATTAGCTACAACAGCTTGACTAACCTAATTAGTCACAGGAGTTCTTCAACACCAGATAGTAAGGTTATGATGGATTCTCCGGTGAATAACATCAAAG GATGTTTTTTCATGAACCAATGCTTGTTGAGAACTAAATCTAGAAGTTTGTGTGGGATCATCATCCAATTCTCGTACTCAGAGTTGGAAAATGCAACAGAAAAGTTTTCAAGCTCCCATCTTGTGGGGCGTGGGGGAAGTAGCTTTGTCTATCGTGGTGAATTGAGGGATGGTAGAACAGTGGCAGTAAAGCGGCTCAATATTCAAGGAGGACCGGATGTAGACTACTTGTTCTTAACAGAA ATACAATTGTTATCAAGACTGAATCATTGTCACGTGGTGCCTCTGCTTGGTTACTGCACAGAATCAAGAGGGAAACACACTGAAAGGCTTTTGGTATATGAATACATGCCAAAGGGTAATCTGAGAGACTGTTTGGATGGAGCTTCAGGGAAGAAAATGGATTGGAGTACTCGGGTTACAATTGCTTTAGGAGCTGCCAGAGGCTTGGAGTATCTTCATGAAGCAGCTGCTCCCAGAATTTTGCATAGAGATGTCAAGTCAACAAATATTCTTTTGGATAAAGATTGGAGAGCAAAA ATAACAGACCTTGGTATGGCTACAAGGTTAAGAGGTGATGATCTTCCTAGCTGTTCCAGTTCTCCTGCTAGAATGCAAGGGACTTTTGGTTATTTTGCACCGGAGTATGCAATTGTTGGAAGAGCCTCTTTGAAGTCTGATGTCTTTAGTTTTGGAGTGGTTCTTCTTGAGCTTATAACGGGTCAGCATCCCATCCATAAATCAGCCGGCAAAGGAGAGGAAAGCCTTGCAATATGG GCTGCTCCTCGGTTACAAAATAGTAGACGAGTTATAACAGAGTTACCGGACCCACATTTAGATGGAACGTTCCCGGAGGAAGAGATGCAAATAATGGCTTATTTAGCAAAGGAGTGCTTGCTGTTGGATCCTGATGCTAGACCAACCATGACTGAAGTTGTTCAAgttctttcaaatataactCCAGATAAATCAAGAAGGAATAACATTTCTGCAAACGTTTTTCAG GAGAGGCTGTCACCCTGTAGTGTGGAGAGTGAACCAGACATTGCAAATCACAACATGCGTCCTTCAGGGAAACAAGTCCATACAGAGGTGATTGTTATGGATGAGATGATGGAAAGACAAGCTTCATCCCGCAAATGGCTTGACCGCTATTCACTACCATTGGATATCGATCGTTCACTTTGTGCTGACAACTATGGCAACCAAgatattgtttcttttgagAACATGAAAACACTCGTACCCTTTACTTCAAAGGGCAACAATCTCCGAGTTCAAGGCCCAGATGACGAAACAGTAGACTTGACTGAGCCACGGTTCGAGTCATTCTGCATTGTGAATGTCAAATCTTCCTCATAG
- the LOC101217673 gene encoding receptor-like serine/threonine-protein kinase NCRK isoform X2 translates to MGHFHSGGRWALFCSVFNLIPILNISKLSAVSVHHKMRHQVAATFLSLVGFILLQQVICADTSDFSTSGNWTCRCFSPHQENQGLTLGPNCSTSCSCTQDVEGSRLWTCMCSTDGFPKVVANNRDSNCFTSCNCTYGLLPELPYSKRHISSNVVVIILSLCVIIITVAFFILVVCYLCQRDKCRVRAPIISLDKQISYNSLTNLISHRSSSTPDSKVMMDSPVNNIKGCFFMNQCLLRTKSRSLCGIIIQFSYSELENATEKFSSSHLVGRGGSSFVYRGELRDGRTVAVKRLNIQGGPDVDYLFLTEIQLLSRLNHCHVVPLLGYCTESRGKHTERLLVYEYMPKGNLRDCLDGASGKKMDWSTRVTIALGAARGLEYLHEAAAPRILHRDVKSTNILLDKDWRAKITDLGMATRLRGDDLPSCSSSPARMQGTFGYFAPEYAIVGRASLKSDVFSFGVVLLELITGQHPIHKSAGKGEESLAIWAAPRLQNSRRVITELPDPHLDGTFPEEEMQIMAYLAKECLLLDPDARPTMTEVVQVLSNITPDKSRRNNISANVFQERLSPCSVESEPDIANHNMRPSGKQVHTEVIVMDEMMERQASSRKWLDRYSLPLDIDRSLCADNYGNQDIVSFENMKTLVPFTSKGNNLRVQGPDDETVDLTEPRFESFCIVNVKSSS, encoded by the exons ATGGGTCACTTTCATAGTGGTGGTCGATGGGCTCTGTTCTGTTCTGTTTTCAACCTGATTCCAATTCTGAATATATCCAAACTATCAGCGGTCTCTGTCCACC ATAAAATGAGGCATCAAGTGGCAGCCACCTTCCTTTCTTTAGTGGGTTTTATCTTGTTGCAACAAGTCATTTGTG CCGATACTTCTGATTTTTCTACCTCTGGCAACTGGACTTGTAGATGTTTTTCTCCTCACCAAGAAAATCAGGGATTAACACTTGGTCCAAATTGTTCTACATCTTGTTCATGTACACAAG ATGTTGAAGGATCTAGACTGTGGACATGCATGTGTTCAACTGATGGCTTCCCAAAAGTTGTAGCCAATAACCGTGATTCCAACTGTTTTACGTCATGCAACTGCACTTATG GACTGCTTCCGGAGTTGCCATATTCTAAAAGGCATATTTCAAGCAATGTGGTTGTGATTATTCTCTCACTATGTGTAATAATCATAACAGTAGCATTCTTCATCTTAGTGGTTTGCTATCTTTGTCAAAGGGACAAGTGCCGTGTTCGAGctccaataatttcattaGATAAGCAAATTAGCTACAACAGCTTGACTAACCTAATTAGTCACAGGAGTTCTTCAACACCAGATAGTAAGGTTATGATGGATTCTCCGGTGAATAACATCAAAG GATGTTTTTTCATGAACCAATGCTTGTTGAGAACTAAATCTAGAAGTTTGTGTGGGATCATCATCCAATTCTCGTACTCAGAGTTGGAAAATGCAACAGAAAAGTTTTCAAGCTCCCATCTTGTGGGGCGTGGGGGAAGTAGCTTTGTCTATCGTGGTGAATTGAGGGATGGTAGAACAGTGGCAGTAAAGCGGCTCAATATTCAAGGAGGACCGGATGTAGACTACTTGTTCTTAACAGAA ATACAATTGTTATCAAGACTGAATCATTGTCACGTGGTGCCTCTGCTTGGTTACTGCACAGAATCAAGAGGGAAACACACTGAAAGGCTTTTGGTATATGAATACATGCCAAAGGGTAATCTGAGAGACTGTTTGGATGGAGCTTCAGGGAAGAAAATGGATTGGAGTACTCGGGTTACAATTGCTTTAGGAGCTGCCAGAGGCTTGGAGTATCTTCATGAAGCAGCTGCTCCCAGAATTTTGCATAGAGATGTCAAGTCAACAAATATTCTTTTGGATAAAGATTGGAGAGCAAAA ATAACAGACCTTGGTATGGCTACAAGGTTAAGAGGTGATGATCTTCCTAGCTGTTCCAGTTCTCCTGCTAGAATGCAAGGGACTTTTGGTTATTTTGCACCGGAGTATGCAATTGTTGGAAGAGCCTCTTTGAAGTCTGATGTCTTTAGTTTTGGAGTGGTTCTTCTTGAGCTTATAACGGGTCAGCATCCCATCCATAAATCAGCCGGCAAAGGAGAGGAAAGCCTTGCAATATGG GCTGCTCCTCGGTTACAAAATAGTAGACGAGTTATAACAGAGTTACCGGACCCACATTTAGATGGAACGTTCCCGGAGGAAGAGATGCAAATAATGGCTTATTTAGCAAAGGAGTGCTTGCTGTTGGATCCTGATGCTAGACCAACCATGACTGAAGTTGTTCAAgttctttcaaatataactCCAGATAAATCAAGAAGGAATAACATTTCTGCAAACGTTTTTCAG GAGAGGCTGTCACCCTGTAGTGTGGAGAGTGAACCAGACATTGCAAATCACAACATGCGTCCTTCAGGGAAACAAGTCCATACAGAGGTGATTGTTATGGATGAGATGATGGAAAGACAAGCTTCATCCCGCAAATGGCTTGACCGCTATTCACTACCATTGGATATCGATCGTTCACTTTGTGCTGACAACTATGGCAACCAAgatattgtttcttttgagAACATGAAAACACTCGTACCCTTTACTTCAAAGGGCAACAATCTCCGAGTTCAAGGCCCAGATGACGAAACAGTAGACTTGACTGAGCCACGGTTCGAGTCATTCTGCATTGTGAATGTCAAATCTTCCTCATAG